Part of the Henckelia pumila isolate YLH828 chromosome 2, ASM3356847v2, whole genome shotgun sequence genome is shown below.
ttaattatatgtattttaaatttgttataattatgtgcaattttattatattttttaaaaattaagtaaatagaataaaaaataatatttcaacatCATCACCACAACATCATCGCATCATTGTAAAAACATACAATAAAGTTATCAACATTGACATTATCATGCGATTAAGTTATCAATTTCACCACATCAACTTCCTCATATTGTTGAACATGCTCTTACGAGGATGCTTTGAAATTTGGGTCCTCCAATGGAAGAAAAATTAATTAGGGGCCGAAAACAAAATTGGATAACCTTAATAGGTGAACATGGGCCTCTTAGTCTCATAAGAAAAACAGGCCCAAGTACAAATATCTTATGGGTCTTCCACGCGTACATTATCAAGCAACTTGATCCAGTAATTCATTGATTCGTTTAATAATCCAATCTCATCAACTGCGTGGCtgtaaatattataattatttggtgtttgtttcaaaaataaaatattataattattcacctcacataatttaaattattaatgataTATCTAATATGAATCAAATCGTACGATATTAtctttcttttatatatatatataagcggTAACGCATACTCATTGTATACGTAacgtaatacataaatattatgtattgtgtgtatattatataaaatttatttttaaagtaattGATTTTTAATATGATATGCATTTTTTGTAATTTGACACTTTTAtgggttctttttttttttttgttggcaATTTGAGGTTGGGCATACCAAGAGACCAACTAGGTGCTCTTGctcaatataatatatatatatatagaaagtttctttcaagtgcacacctatcatgcccactaccatgcccaccaatgatgtgacactattctattggatgtgataaagatgtggtccaatagaatagtgccacatcattggtgggcatgatagtgagcatgataggtgggcacttgaaagaatatatatatatatatatatatatatatatatatatattagcgtATTTGCACACCCGTTGTGTGTggcaaaaaaaatgaatttttttattaaaattaattttggaaaaaaatataataaattttcggGAACAAAAAATGAATGTTTTTTGGGTTAAATATTAGCTATAAGTCTATGAGTAGTAGTTAAAATaccataaattatatatttatattagttatttttcaccatttttttcaaataatttgaaattcaaattaaggtcATAACAAGATATCAAGTTGGTTTCTCTAAGGTCTTCTCACTTAATAAATAGGTATAGATATACAAGTCACCATGACATACGCGATGCGTGTcccataaatatataatttgataaaGACTTCAACTTGATAAAATGGCTGCAGAGAAATTTTTAATTTGACAGTGAAGAAAAAATGGAAGAGAAAAAAGGAGGTTATAAGAAAAACCAAAAAGAAGGTGGGAGGAAATAAAACATGATAGTTTTCTTTGGGAGTGTGGGGGTATAATCgtaaaatttaagaaaatttaCCATGacaccaaaaataatttttctaaggTACACAcacttaataatatagtaaatatatatCGAGTTGACTTGTGTCTCACCAGAGACCtattttttgttttaagaatcaatatatatatatatcgatctAAATACAAAAGCGTAGCTAGAAATTTTTTTCTTGGTGTGTGAAATTTTGTTTCAAgtatatgtataatcatataaaaaatatatagcaTATTATAGTAACGATAAAGATATGAACTCACACAAAATGGGTTCTAATGATTTTATAActtaaaacaataaataataaattgaacatattttaaaataaatgatatacgaaaataaaaaattgactaATTTATTCCAAAATAGACCTCTAAAAACTTCAACAAAGTAACATATGCAGACTAAATACATCTCAATATTTtttgtataataataataaagtttaAAACGATTATATAGtacaaattttatatgaaaatcGTCCAAAGTTTTCGCACCAATCAATGAGTGAGGAGTGGGGCATTAGGGTTACAATTGATggttaaatataattttttccccTATATAAAGAATAGGTTTTTTAGATACCATCTTTTTTTCTATCCAAATTGCActtatgtgatatatatatatagaatttttTTCAAGTGCCCATCTACCATGTCcaccaccatgcccaccaatgatgtgacactattttgtagtgccacatcattggtgggcatggtggtgGACATAGTAGGTGGacatttgaaagaaactctatatatatatatatgagttattttatggtgcccaacactatatgctcACTTCATGTCCATCATGTACAATAGGtgagttgaccggtacaatagatgagttggcTTGTACATGGTAGACATGAAGTtgacatatagtgttgggcaccataaaagaactctctctctctatatatatatatatatatatatatattacatttttgttttttttgttttttttaatttcgtaTTTCAAATTATAGTTTAATCTCTCGATAATTTTTACAACTATGATAttactcttattttaatataaatcaaattaattataaaaaaaaattatacaagcACGCGATGCGTGTATTAataaactaataataataataaatttactaTCTTTTCGTGTGATGTGTCAAAGTTGATACATACTTATAACAAAGAATAGAATGTGTCATGATTGAACTAATAACTTGGCCAAAAAATAAAAGTCATGGTgagttaaataattttaattacttGGGCTTATATGTTATTTGGAAATGTTAAAAGCAAACACAAATCCACTAGGCAAAACTATATGAGCATAATTATATATGGTTTGGGTACTTCTTCcattaataaaatgaaaaaatgatatttttaatttggtACTTTCTCCGTCTgtctattaataaaattataaaataatatttttaacataaaaatattatttttttatgaatcagATTAAATAACCTATCATTTTCACAAAACTAACGGGAGAGATTTTTTTTGTATATCATAGAATGTATTGAGCAGGAATCAATGAATCATCTCATAACTTTCAACTTTTCATATATATTACATAGTTTCTACTTTTACGTAAAACAAAGACACAAACATATCTTATCCAACAGAAACCAACCAATACATCATCGCCATCTCAGCAGCAATATTTCGATGTATCCATTTTTGAACTCTCAAGGCCACCAGCTCTTTGTGTGGCTTTGTTTCAATTCCAACTACAGCACATATAACACTAGGCATCACCGAATCTGCATCATTCAATTCGAGTATAGAGTTATTTGCATTTTGATCAAGAAATCTGACCGATCTAAATGGCTAGTACAGTGATGATGACTTCTCTGCCGCAGTTCAATGGCCTCAGGCCTCAAACAGCACCAGTAGTTTCTCCTGTCAAGAGCTTGGTAAGTCAAATTTCCCTCGAGTGAGATTCAGAATTTTGATCTGGGATTTTATTCCAAGATTTGAAACATATGTTTCTGTTTGGTTTTCCAGGTTGCAGTTCAACCCATTAAGCGCAGAGGGCAGGGAGCCTTGGGAGCTCGCTGTGACTTCATTGGCTCACCCACTAATTTGGTATGCTGGTTTGCAACTTTAAATACTCTCAAATCTTTCTGGGAATTCAAGAAAGTCGATAACTTTGGAAGTTTGAAACAATTATTTTGTGCCTGATCCAAATGCAGATAATGGTGACAGCAACCAGTTTAATGTTGTTTGCGGGTCGGTTCGGGTTGGCTCCGTCTGCGAACCGCAAGGCGACTGCAGGGTTGAAGCTGGAGGTGAGGGAATCCGGTCTGCAGACCGGTGATCCAGCGGGGTTCACCTTGGCTGATACATTGGCTTGTGGTGTTGTAGGCCACATCATTGGGGTTGGGGTTGTACTTGGTCTCAAAAACATTGGTTCCCTTTAAATTGTCTTTGTTTAGCAGAGATGCTTTATCTTGTAATGTTCAATGTTATGTGCATATTGATTAACTCGACTCATCAGATGGGGTTTATATGCAATACTAGTCATCTTTAATGATGGAGAATAGGTTAAAAGAACAGGGAGCCcccatttttttcattttctatCAAGATTTAATCAACATATTCAATATGGTCGTGAAGATGTGACATGCTTTGATAGGAAAACGTATAGGGACTTGAACTTGAACTACAACAAAATCAGAACATGTTGAGCAGTTGATGTGCAACTCAACTCCTCTTGCACATTGGTTAAACATCAATCAACTACCTGATTTCCACAAGTTGCACGTTCTCCGGACATCGAATTCGATTCACCCCTTACTGTTCTAATGCAATCTGGCCGCCCAGAATGGCCTCAAAGCTATGAACACAAGCTTTCGAATGGTCCGTTAGGGCGCTGAATACATTTGGGAGCCTAGTCTGTAAATTGTTCAGAATCATGGCTTGAGTGGCTTTGACACACTTCACATACTTGGCTTTCTCCTCATCCGCTAATGTCTTGAGAGCTTCGACTTTGGCGCGCCTAATCAACAAAGGATGCTTGGATGTGGTCACAGAGTTTGCTTCTTCAAGCGAGACGCTTCCCTCAAACTTAAACTGGACTTCTGAAAGGGAGTTGAGTTCTCTTTCCAATTTCAGCCCGAGTTTTTCGGTTCTCTTGCGCATGTTGTATTCTTCTTGCTGTTGTAAGACTATGGTTTCAACAGAAGATATCAGGCCCTTGATGGCTTCAGACACCGACTGCAGTTGAAAAATGGGATAACAAATTAACCAAGTTAGAAAGTTGACAGGTGGTTCAAGATTTAATCAAACAAGTTACCTTATCATGTAAATTATTGAGTTGGTTCAGCCATTCACCGAGAAGGGCATCCAACTTTAAAGAGTTATCACTCTGCGGAGTTCCGATATTTGCAAGGCAGCTGGTAAGTTCGGTCCATTTTCTGAGGGTACCTACATAGTCTCGCTGGAATTTAACTAGTTTGCAGAAGCTGTTGTACCAAGAAGTGACCTCAGTATGGAGCTGAGCCGCAGCCTGAAGATGGTATTCAGAAGTAGGTTCGATGTGTTGCTGAACTGCAAGATGGATCAGCTGCTGAGATATTTGACTCTGTGCTTGATGACACTCATGCATTGTGTACCACATATGCATCAATCTGTAAAAGAAGAAACACAAGACAGTTTGAACTTTGAACTAAGTCGGGTATACGTCAAAAGACCAGAAGCATGTATTCAGTGTGATTCAAAATATGAAAACTGGCCATCCTGGGACATCTGAATTGGAGATTAATTTTAAAACTCAAGCACATGGAAGGTGACCCAACAATAATTTTTATACTTCAATACACCCCCCTCGTGTGCAATACGCAAATCAGATATTCATGGGAGATTAGAAAAGCATAATTTTTACACTTCAAGAATCTGGACTGGGGGGAAAACAAGTAAGCCTTCGTTTTATTTAAAACAGTTTCCTAATATAAGCTCTATCACCTTAATTTGAACTTCCTGACCATGCAAGAAAACAAATTCTACCAATATGGCCTATGAAATTTCAAAGCTTGTAGTCCCAGCTAGCAACTAAACAAATTCAACACGCATAAAGTTCAATAACTTGCGAGTTTACCCTGAAGCTAGCGCAACAATCTGAGGGTGTAGCTCCTCATTTATAAGCTTTGATATAGTTGAGTAAGACCCACTGATCGATTCTTGCGTAGATAAAATATGCGACTCTAAACTTTCAACAGCTAGCCGAGTTTTCTCTGCCTTGGCCCAATCATGGTCTTCCTCTTGTCTCTGTAGCAGCACTTGTTTTCTCCCATACTCCACCTTGGCATTCACCTCCtcctttaaaaaatataaaaccaAGCTTGCCATTAAATTTGTGaacaaaaaaaaagttaatCATAGAGATAATAATACACTTTTCACATTCATAAGGCTTAGTCCTTAGACAAACATGGGAATCTGTTTTATAGGTAGATCTCTATGACTTCCTTTCTAAATCTCCTTATAACAAACACTACACTGCTTTTTCTTGGTATGTACTTGTACTTTATTTTCAGCCCAATTACCTTAACATCCTTATGGAGTTTCTGCTCTTCGGAATAAAGCTTCTGGAGGGTGGTGCAATGAGCTCCAGGTTTACAGGGTTCATTAGATTGGGAGAAAAGTTCGGCTTCTCTTGAGGATTGAAGTGATTTAAGGGACCAGCTCCAAGTCAGAGCACGAAAAACTCTTGTTGAATTACTTCTCTTCCCTGCAAATATAGATGGTGTAAGCCCCCAAAATGTCTTACCATACAAATTTGGttcgaagagaataaaccaCTTGCATAATTAGTTAAAACCTAGATTAAAAAGTTGATGTTCCATTGCAAATTAACCTAAGAAATGCCTTCCTCGGCATCACCCACGGAACTTCAATATCATCAGGTCgatcacaaaacaaaacaaaaaggaACTCATGCATTCGAAAAAAATGCCACCATTGTAAAGTTTGATGGGTATAAAACAGATAAGATGCGAGGAATTTTGACAAAACATAGAGGAAAACAACATGACAGACAAATTTGCAAGATAGGTCTAGTTTAAGAGTTATCATAAACCAAGAAGAGAAAAACAAATAGTTTGCTCCAATTAAGAGGGAAAAAGTAATTACTCTTGTTCTCATTTATGCCGTTATAACGGAAAGAATCACCCATATTGGTATCTATAACAACAGCTATATTCTTCACAATGCCAGATGCTTTGAGGAAATATTCATCCAAATCCTTAACAATACTGCTCAAGGTCTTGTTATTCCTCCAAACCACCATACCCATATCAGCTGTGTCTTTAGCATGCCAGTTCATCATTGAGGAATTGTCATCAGCGAGTTCAAACCTCTGCTGTTTCATGGGAATCAGATCGGTTTCTTTAGTAGCATCAACAGCTGCTTCCTCATCTTCGTCTATAAATTCAGTATTTGTCTCGGCCCAGTTCTCATCCTCTTGTTCCATTGCTTCACTTTGTTTACCACATTGGGGTGATGAAGAACCAAAAGGGTCCCAATAATCCCAAGAAGAACCAGTAGGTGGAGGTGGTGGAGTGTGATTTTTATCCTCATCAATTTCTATTATTTCTTCTTCCACAGCGGAATGAGCCTTCGGGTGTTTATTCTTAAGCTTCCTTAAATCGGGGCTGAATGAAGGTGGTGGTGGAGGTGAAGGCGGCAAAGGAGGGGGGGGAGGGGGCGCTGGAGGGGAAGGAGGAAAAGCAAAATCAGAAGTGTTGTCCTCTAGTTCCAAGGATTCGGATTCGGTAAACTGTCTAAGGGTCGCTCCAGTATTTTTCAGTGATCTTAAGTACACTAACAGAGCATCAGCAAATTCTTTCCTGCATCCCAACAACTGTTTCATAAGCCTCTTCCTCTCCCTGCAGACCTTCACCCGCTCTTCCCTATCAATTCTTGATGCAACACACCCCATTTTTTCCAATCTGAATGTGCTAATGAAAAATTGTAGCAGAGGCCGAACGCAGAAGAATAACAATTCTTCAACGTTTACTGCTCGCTGTAGAATCTACACCATAATCTGCATATTCTTGAGGATGAACGTCATACTTCATTGTCTAGAAGACAACTTGAAATGCTGCTTCAGCCCGGTATAATCAAATATTCAAGTGACTAAACGGCAATGATGCTCTGAGAGAAGCATGGAAACGGTATTCCTACGACTAAATCCTGGGAAATATTCAGACACTACAGTGAGAGGAATAGATGATGCTCCCAAAGAAGCGTGGAAACGGTGTACCAAAAACCTACTCGAAACTATTCCGACACTACACAGCACGAATAGTTTTTTACAATTTCAAGAACCGAAGCGCATAAAGTTACCATATAACCCACTTCAAAAACTCTACCAAGCTCGCAAACCCATAAAAGATCTGAAGTCCTTCAGATATATATGCCTCAGCTAGTGCCCAGAATCTGCAGATTCAATAGAAATACAAATCAGAAAATAAGACTGTCAAAACAAAACCCATTAGCCTTTTCACTTCGAGCTCAGAATCGGCAAATGAAATGCAACTGGACAGACTTAGAAGCTTTCAGCATTAAACAAATCCAGTCTCCAGACAAAAAACAGTACAAAAAGTTTCCTTCTTTTGCCTCAGAAATCATGGAATTCGCTGTCAAAAACACACAGTACAAAAACTTTTGAAGAAATTATATTCTTTAAAGTACAATTTTCCCCTCAAACAGGTCACAAATACCACCGATAATACATCATTTTTTCGCTTTCAAGAACCAAACAGATGACAACTAAACAACAACGGCGCTGACACGGAAGTCAATACGACCAaacaaacccaaaaaaaaaaaaaaaaaacccataatGGAGAAAAAAGAAAAACCAGTGCAGAGCATACAAAagatataattttgaaaaacaGGCCATGGCAAGAAAGAACCTGAAGAATATACAAGATGGAGAAATGTGAAAAGGTTGAGCTCCACACCCACGACTCCTCGATTCCCAAGTGCAGTGCGAGGAAGAATCCTAAGCAAAGGGACTCACTTTTTGAAATACTTAAAGGTTTATCTACTTTACaccatttttctttattaaaaggAACGTCGCAGTCAAAATATTGCTTCCAGTTCAATGTTCATTAATAAAAATTACCATGTATTCCTTTTTTTAACTTATTATTTTCCTAAAAAAATTGGAACTTATGATAAACTATACAGTTAATGCTAATATACTTGCcatgctcatcatttacatgcAAATCCAATATAATTTTGGTATTACATTCAAATtaacttatatttattttatctaaAGTTTTGCATAAATTTTACAAATGATTAGAGTTATAATACATTTGCATATTCACATGctataatttatcatttttgaggaatcaaacaaaacaaaattttatatgagACAGTCTCGCAAgtcaattttttgaaaaaaatttgttatttgAGTCatctataaaaaatattattttttattataaatatgaataactCGTTAAACAATACATCTTACTTTCCAACCCATAAATTTGCATTAATAGGACACTGACTTTTTTCAATTTCAAGTATAGCACTGTTTTTTAAACCAATCAGCTAATAATCCATTCATTACAAGCACATACCTATTTAGGCAaagttattttaaaatagttACTTGTTCAAGAAATTTGAAACGAAGATaatttaattcaaattgaaaatGTTTTCATCTTCCTTTTCGGTTATTTCCTTCTAGTTTTAACTCATCGATTATGTCCTTGAAGTTTTTTCCGagtcaaatttaattttatatctcATCTGTTAATATGTATCCCAATATTATATGTCGATTTCTGCAAAATCAATATACTGAAATAGCTGGAAGTTTGCATCAATATCTGAAATCAAACAGAAAAATCGTTAATGCACTTATAGCCGTGGAATGGAACAAGGTAGACGCGTGCTCTCGGGggctttttccatttttttaaaaatggatcGGTTCGCTTATCGATATACAAGATGATGTTCTCATTTGTatctcaaatattttattattattaatattaataataataattaataattacacAGTGGATATTATGATTTTCTTACTCTGGTTAAATCGTGAAGTAATATCcgtaatattttaatattatttatttaagttagatttatttttatttaaaaatataagtttttaattagtatttaaaaatataaaaacaatttttttttttgttgaacaaaacattaaacatgaaaaaaaaaatttatcggTATATTTTCTCTTTATTCGACGGGGTTTCAAAAATATTCGAATACCGAAATGTGTCGAGtatgagatttttttaaaaaaagtctcCTTATTCTTTTCGGGAGATTGAATGGGAGGACTATGAGACGAGTTCCGACCCAATCTCACCCTTAATTGATCTCATTTATTCGTCAATTTGCAAATTTTCTCCTCCCTCTaatttgtaataataataaaaaaaacgaaaactcaaaattctagaataaaaaatccaaaatccaaaaaattaaTAGAGGAACAGATCTGGACacctgaaaatcaccaaggACATGACTAGGAATTATTTGAAACCACGTGAATATTTTAACAAATGAATCCTTTCATTCTTAAGAAAAAACCTTTATGAGACGGTTGTATGAtcaaattttatgaaataaattttagttcaattcaatcaataaaaaaattgattatatAAATTGATACGTAATTTTTTTTGACAGATAAAACTTGTAATTTATTCAaccaaaatattgtttttagtTACAAGATcaaccaacaaaaaaaaaaacttttcatAATCCCAAATAAAGAGAGATTGggagaaaaaaacaaaatgagctATAACATGCGCAACCAGCCGAACAACGCACATGAAATAAATTCGCATTAAAATTACGACTCAAAAGACATCTAATATCATTTGCAATTGCACTATTGACATGTAGATCTTCCTCCAGACAAGTGACTACTTGCATCATCAAACGAAagtcaaaagaaataaaatgtGTGACTAAACTTCGAACCTGAACCAATTGATACGTATTAGAGGTGAGAAGACACctatcttctttctttctttatttctttctttcattctttttattttatttatttatttatatttatttattcaaatatcaGTTGTTGAATCCGCTGCCACAGTCattaattctaaatcccaaaaTCGTATGCCGTAAAACACCGCCTGGGTCCCTTCAGCACCGCCGACCATCCCTCCGCCACTGTTCACTGCCTCTCCGCCGGCTGCATACGCTTAATTTATTTACATTTGGGCGGACATACATTATATACACGCTCTTCCGGGTATACAGAAATGTCCGTGGCCGGCGGCGACACGACGTGGGTGGGAAAGAAACCACTGAGAAGAGTGGGTGGAATGTCCGATGCCCTATCCATCGCCGCCGATCTAGGATTCTCCGTGCCTCCGCCTCCATTACAGGTCCTTATACTTTCACAAGATCGTTTTACGATTTTCAAATTGGTATTATTTTGATGCTCGCagtgttttggattttgttatttattttatttttttggttttgtgtaTTTGTTGGATTAGGAAGATATGCAGAACTTGTCAACTGGTTCTGGTGAGAAGGGGGATGACTTGATTAGGATTTTGAGAGAGTTAACTGCTGTGCATCGAAAAATCACAGATCTGCAAGTCgaacttcaaggaagaaagGTGGTGTTTTCGATTTATTCCCACAACGATCTTGGCatcgaattttgaattttttgaatggCTGAGTTTTGAATTACTTGCTCTATGTTTAATTGCTTCTTGAGAAGAGGATTGAAATGgtgtgttttggaatatcaggAGGACAAGAATGTTGCTCATTTAACTCATGTGAGTGAAATGGAAAAGAAGATTGAAACTTTAGCTCGGATCACCACTATCTTGAAAGATGTAATTATGAACAAGGTAATGTACCTTCCTTAATGTTATTGAACACTTCATGTCTTGATTAGAAGTTTTGAAATGGAGAAGCTATCACATCTTCGAGAATATTCAAGTGAGTGTCTTATTTCTATTCTTAGTGGAGGAAGACAAAACAGATATTGATTCACCCGAGAGACAATTGCTGGTGTCTTAGCTATGGTCTAGTAATGTTTTCTACAAATTTCTATTGTTAGCAATGAATTAATGAACCCGAAATGAAATAATACAGATGCATGGGAGGTAAAATAGAGTGATTGCAAATTGATCAAATCTTTTTTCATCTTGCTGAGAAGGAAAAATCTGTATTGTTTACACCCTTTTATGGTAATTCATGCGCAAGAGTCTCGTGCTTATATACTGTCTCCTCAGGATAGGATTATAGCTCGCCTCCAACAACCTTACTCGTTAGATTGCATTCCTGTGGAAGCTGAGTATCAGGTATGTTCTTTGTTGAGACAATCAACGAGGTCCCGGACATTTTCATGTGAAAGTGCCGTTCAAGCTCGACTTATTTTCACTAATTCATCATTTCATATATGCATGAGTATATCTGGCAGAATTTGTCCTTCAAGGTTCGCTAGTTGTTACTATGGAGGCTGACCTTGGGATCGTTCTGATTGTCCACTAAGATATGAATGACTCAGAAATTTAGCATTGAAATAACCATCATCACTCTTCCACCGTTCCACGTCACTTAAATGTCGGAAGATTATATTGATTTGATTCTTATGATTTTGTTCCTAATTTGTACAGAAACAATTTTCAGAGTTGCTTATGAAGGCAGCAAGTGATTATGGTGCTTTGACTGCTTCCGCAGCTGATTTTCAATGGACCCAGAACTTTAAGGAACCACCCACAGTATGGGGGGTAAGTTAACAGACCATCCCACACTTTCGCATCACAAGTTGAAATACCCATATTCCTTCAAACACAACTATACATATGTTTGAATTCCTTTCCATATGTTTGTGAAATAATGTAATTTACATCTACTTCCAATATAGCAAACTTAGGTAGTGTTTACAACCTATAAAAATAAGGAATTGTGAATTTTTCCTTGACAATTTTTTAAGGAAAaatccataatcacttatttttatagGTTGCAAGCACTACCTCAATTAGCTTATTTTCCAAGTGAATTAGCAATTCGCCTACGATTTTCAAAATGTACTCATTGTCTATTGAGAATGTAAGCCACACGAATTTAACTCGCACTCTTGTTTGACCCTGTGTTGCCTTGTCATTTAGGAAATGCTCCGTCCTATTCCTGTTGCATTGGCATCGTGCACCCGTTTCTTTGAAGCCATGACAGCAATGAGAGAGTCCTTTGCTAAGCTTCAAACACTGAGAGTTggtagttcctctcaaagagtGATTGGAGAGTCCGATTGTGTGACCCCACCTTGGAGAACTGAATCAAGTTTCGGTGTACAAGGTCCAGAAGGGGACGATGCAGCCGACAAAGCTGTAGAATCTAATTATATCGGCGGTGATTCTGATTATGTAGACGGCACAAGCCACAGGAGATTGTCGTGGCCTCCATCTGTTAAAAAAACTGGAGTCTGATCAATTTCACAAATTTTACACCATCAGAATCAAACAGAACTATGAGTGCAGGTTGCTCattcttataaatttttttctttctaaattTGCTCACAAATGTAGCCGTGTGTAGTCGTACGTAGCTTATTCTAATGTAATGTGTTGTTCCTTCCACCTTTGGCCTTTGGGTTCCCCATTTGTGTTATTTGTTCCATTGAATTCCACTATTTTCCGTActcactttaattttttttccccgATTGTTGCATTGTAAATTGTACATTTGTATTGTCCAGGGTGTAACTAAATTTTACTTTCTTTTCGTTTgtcgtttttatttatttgtattgTCGTTTTTTCGGGcgcataaatattttttgttacatctaaaaataataaatatatttttatatttttaaattgaaaaataaaattgaaagatgATAGTTATAAGTGATAAAGAACATTTTTGTTCATTCATTAATTTCaccaaaataattattttaaagggtTTAGTCATTATTATATTGTATAGATTATATCGGATAGATGTATAGATATATCTTAACAATCATGAACACAAATAACTTAATAGGCCCCTCCTATTAACTACAGTACGGAAGTACCACGTAAAGTTTCCCAAATGGCCACTAAACGTGTCAAACAAATCAACATGATTCCTATACAAATGTAACATTTTATTTTCGGGTACTAAATATTTGAACTGAACTAATGTCCATGTAACAA
Proteins encoded:
- the LOC140883652 gene encoding AUGMIN subunit 2 — encoded protein: MSVAGGDTTWVGKKPLRRVGGMSDALSIAADLGFSVPPPPLQEDMQNLSTGSGEKGDDLIRILRELTAVHRKITDLQVELQGRKEDKNVAHLTHVSEMEKKIETLARITTILKDVIMNKDRIIARLQQPYSLDCIPVEAEYQKQFSELLMKAASDYGALTASAADFQWTQNFKEPPTVWGEMLRPIPVALASCTRFFEAMTAMRESFAKLQTLRVGSSSQRVIGESDCVTPPWRTESSFGVQGPEGDDAADKAVESNYIGGDSDYVDGTSHRRLSWPPSVKKTGV
- the LOC140879656 gene encoding photosystem I reaction center subunit psaK, chloroplastic: MASTVMMTSLPQFNGLRPQTAPVVSPVKSLVAVQPIKRRGQGALGARCDFIGSPTNLIMVTATSLMLFAGRFGLAPSANRKATAGLKLEVRESGLQTGDPAGFTLADTLACGVVGHIIGVGVVLGLKNIGSL
- the LOC140879653 gene encoding protein ALTERED PHOSPHATE STARVATION RESPONSE 1: MGCVASRIDREERVKVCRERKRLMKQLLGCRKEFADALLVYLRSLKNTGATLRQFTESESLELEDNTSDFAFPPSPPAPPPPPPLPPSPPPPPSFSPDLRKLKNKHPKAHSAVEEEIIEIDEDKNHTPPPPPTGSSWDYWDPFGSSSPQCGKQSEAMEQEDENWAETNTEFIDEDEEAAVDATKETDLIPMKQQRFELADDNSSMMNWHAKDTADMGMVVWRNNKTLSSIVKDLDEYFLKASGIVKNIAVVIDTNMGDSFRYNGINENKRKRSNSTRVFRALTWSWSLKSLQSSREAELFSQSNEPCKPGAHCTTLQKLYSEEQKLHKDVKEEVNAKVEYGRKQVLLQRQEEDHDWAKAEKTRLAVESLESHILSTQESISGSYSTISKLINEELHPQIVALASGLMHMWYTMHECHQAQSQISQQLIHLAVQQHIEPTSEYHLQAAAQLHTEVTSWYNSFCKLVKFQRDYVGTLRKWTELTSCLANIGTPQSDNSLKLDALLGEWLNQLNNLHDKSVSEAIKGLISSVETIVLQQQEEYNMRKRTEKLGLKLERELNSLSEVQFKFEGSVSLEEANSVTTSKHPLLIRRAKVEALKTLADEEKAKYVKCVKATQAMILNNLQTRLPNVFSALTDHSKACVHSFEAILGGQIALEQ